The region TTTGGGTTTTGCATATGCAGGCCCCGCAGGATGCCGCGGCGCGAGTAGGACACGTTATCTTGAACAAAGGTGCCCTTGATACCGTGAGCCTGGTAGCGCTCGGCCTGAAAGCTCTCGAAAAAGTAGCCTCTCTCATCACCCCACACTTTGGGCTCAATGATCAGGACGCCGGGGAGCGAGGTCTCAACGACGTTCATGCTTTTCCTTCACGATATGCTGGAGGTAGACGCCGTATTGAGTCTTGGCCAACGGTGCTGCAAGACGCAGGAGTTGATCGTCACCGATAAAGCCCATACGCCAGCAGATCTCCTCGGGGCAGCCGATTTTGAGACCTTGACGCTTCTCGACCGCTTGGACGTAGTTGACGGCCTCGACCAAGGAGTCGTGCGTCCCGGTGTCTAGCCATACGGAGCCTCGTCCCATCACCTCGACGTTTAGATCACCGCGCTCCATGTAGAGACGGTTTAGGTCGGTGATTTCTAACTCGCCGCGTGGCGAGGGCTTAATGGTCTTGGCGAGCTTAACGACGTCGTTATCGTAGTAGTAAAGGCCGGTGACGGCGTAGTTAGATTTGGGGGCCTTGGGTTTTTCCTCAAGGCTGATGGCGCGGCCGTCCTTGCCAAACTCAACGACCCCGTAACGCTCAGGATCGCTCACGTAGTAGGAGAACACCGTTGCGCCCTTATTCCTTGCCGCGGCGGTCTGGAATAACTTCGACAGCTTGTCGCCGTGAAAGATGTTATCGCCGAGGACGAGACAGGCTGGGTCCGTGCCAAGAAACTTCTCGCCTAAGATAAAGGCCTGCGCCAAACCGTCCGGGCTAGGCTGCTCGACATAGTCAAAGCGCACGCCCCACTGATCCCCGGTGCCTAGGAGACGGCGAAAGTGCGGTAGATCCTGCGGCGTACTAA is a window of Deltaproteobacteria bacterium DNA encoding:
- the rfbA gene encoding glucose-1-phosphate thymidylyltransferase RfbA, with product MKGIVLAGGSGTRLYPLTIAVSKQMLPIYDKPMIYYPLSVLLLSGIREILIISTPQDLPHFRRLLGTGDQWGVRFDYVEQPSPDGLAQAFILGEKFLGTDPACLVLGDNIFHGDKLSKLFQTAAARNKGATVFSYYVSDPERYGVVEFGKDGRAISLEEKPKAPKSNYAVTGLYYYDNDVVKLAKTIKPSPRGELEITDLNRLYMERGDLNVEVMGRGSVWLDTGTHDSLVEAVNYVQAVEKRQGLKIGCPEEICWRMGFIGDDQLLRLAAPLAKTQYGVYLQHIVKEKHERR